One Candidatus Eisenbacteria bacterium genomic region harbors:
- the rpiB gene encoding ribose 5-phosphate isomerase B has translation MERTDLESLVRRLVTEVVDRLEKSGPVPTAPRREEPNPLGPPPPATAVSAAPNVSAAVSAAPDVSASSLRVAIGSDHGGFPLKGLLLPHLHGLGYQVTDVGTHGPEAVDYPDFAKQVAWLVARGAADRGVVIDGAGIGSAMAANKVRGVRAAVCHDLKTVLNSRDHNDANVLSIGSGVVTPDLAKEMVETWLRTPFGGGRHAKRVAKINELDETRAP, from the coding sequence ATGGAACGCACGGATCTGGAGAGTCTCGTCCGCAGGCTGGTGACCGAAGTCGTGGATCGCCTGGAGAAATCCGGGCCGGTCCCCACGGCGCCGCGCCGCGAGGAGCCCAACCCGCTGGGGCCGCCGCCACCCGCAACCGCGGTGTCCGCCGCCCCGAACGTCTCGGCCGCGGTGTCCGCCGCCCCGGACGTTTCGGCCTCGTCGCTCCGCGTCGCCATCGGCTCCGACCACGGCGGCTTCCCGCTCAAGGGCCTGCTCCTGCCCCACCTGCACGGCCTCGGCTACCAGGTGACCGACGTGGGCACCCACGGCCCCGAAGCGGTGGACTATCCGGATTTCGCGAAGCAGGTCGCATGGCTGGTGGCGCGCGGCGCCGCCGACCGCGGCGTGGTGATTGACGGCGCCGGCATCGGCTCCGCCATGGCCGCCAACAAGGTGCGCGGCGTCCGTGCCGCCGTGTGCCACGACCTCAAGACGGTGCTCAACTCCCGCGACCACAACGACGCCAACGTGCTGTCCATCGGCTCCGGCGTGGTGACGCCGGACCTGGCGAAGGAAATGGTCGAGACGTGGCTGCGGACGCCCTTCGGCGGCGGCCGCCACGCCAAGCGGGTGGCGAAGATCAACGAACTGGACGAAACGCGCGCGCCGTAG
- a CDS encoding universal stress protein: MYQKILITVDHTPTDRAILDHVKPMAKLMNSRVVLLHVATGWAAQWYGADGVSEEIREDQAYLEKVKAEFEAEAIPVETHLAFGDPVKEIVRWVQEQGCDLIAMSTHGHRFLADIFLGATASKVQHQVSVPVLLLRAW; the protein is encoded by the coding sequence ATGTACCAGAAGATCCTCATCACCGTGGACCACACGCCCACCGACCGCGCCATCCTGGACCACGTGAAGCCGATGGCGAAGCTCATGAACAGTCGCGTGGTGCTGCTGCACGTGGCCACCGGCTGGGCGGCGCAGTGGTACGGAGCCGACGGCGTGAGCGAGGAGATCCGCGAGGACCAGGCCTACCTCGAGAAGGTGAAGGCCGAGTTCGAGGCGGAGGCGATCCCCGTGGAGACGCACCTGGCGTTCGGCGACCCGGTGAAGGAGATCGTGCGCTGGGTCCAGGAACAGGGCTGCGACCTCATCGCCATGAGCACCCACGGCCATCGCTTCCTGGCCGACATCTTCCTCGGCGCCACCGCCTCCAAGGTCCAGCACCAGGTGAGCGTGCCGGTCCTGCTGCTGAGGGCGTGGTAG
- a CDS encoding Nramp family divalent metal transporter yields the protein MSPDDPRDPTRTTEPDAAGSETPEGAIPSLEGLHGSVEVPHHSESFVRQWRAFVGPAVLISVGYMDPGNWGTDLMGGAQYKFDLLWVVGVASLMAVFMQVISARLGVVTGKDLAQCCRDWYPAWTRWPNWILTELAIGACDLAEVLGSAVALNLLFHIPLLWAVIITAFDVMLLLALQKSGMRTIEAVVMVLVATISVCYFIEIFVLQQTRPDFLEMARAMSTPGFRQAGMLYVAVGIIGATVMPHNLYLHSALVQSRNFQRDEPSVRRAIRFNTIDSTVALSIAFLVNASILVLAALVFHGKTQVTVPGGGTVVFGPDSDWIRVAYLTLAPLLGATAASTLFAVALLASGQSSTITGTLAGQVVMEGFMTWRIAPWVRRVITRGLAILPAVVIIAVRGDSSVTDLLTLSQVVLALQLPLAMFPLLHFTSSRKRMGKWKLGGVLLVGGWASAFLITAMDLYGLPSSVHTAWHVITGR from the coding sequence ATGAGCCCGGACGACCCGCGCGATCCCACTCGCACCACCGAACCGGACGCGGCTGGCTCGGAGACCCCGGAGGGCGCCATCCCCTCGCTCGAGGGCCTCCACGGCTCGGTGGAGGTCCCCCACCACTCGGAGAGCTTCGTGCGCCAGTGGCGGGCGTTCGTGGGCCCCGCGGTGCTGATCAGCGTGGGCTACATGGACCCGGGCAACTGGGGCACCGACCTCATGGGCGGAGCGCAGTACAAGTTCGACCTGCTGTGGGTCGTGGGCGTGGCCAGTCTGATGGCGGTCTTCATGCAGGTGATCTCGGCGCGGCTGGGCGTGGTCACCGGCAAGGACCTGGCCCAGTGCTGCCGCGACTGGTACCCGGCCTGGACGCGCTGGCCCAACTGGATCCTGACCGAGCTGGCCATCGGCGCGTGCGACCTGGCCGAGGTGCTGGGCAGCGCGGTGGCGCTGAATCTGCTGTTCCACATCCCGCTGCTGTGGGCGGTGATCATCACCGCGTTCGACGTGATGCTGCTGCTGGCGCTGCAGAAATCGGGGATGCGCACCATCGAGGCGGTGGTGATGGTGCTGGTGGCCACCATCTCCGTGTGCTACTTCATCGAGATCTTCGTGTTGCAGCAGACGCGGCCCGACTTCCTGGAGATGGCCCGCGCCATGTCCACGCCCGGGTTCCGCCAGGCCGGCATGCTGTACGTGGCGGTGGGCATCATCGGCGCCACGGTGATGCCGCACAACCTGTACCTGCACTCCGCGCTGGTGCAGTCGCGCAACTTCCAGCGCGACGAGCCCTCGGTGCGCCGCGCCATCCGGTTCAACACCATCGACTCCACCGTGGCGCTGAGCATCGCCTTCCTGGTGAACGCTTCCATCCTGGTGCTCGCGGCGCTGGTGTTCCACGGCAAGACCCAGGTCACGGTCCCCGGCGGCGGCACGGTGGTGTTCGGCCCGGACAGCGACTGGATCCGCGTGGCCTACCTGACGCTGGCGCCGCTGCTGGGCGCCACCGCCGCCAGCACGCTCTTCGCCGTGGCCCTGCTGGCCAGCGGCCAGAGCAGCACCATCACCGGCACGCTGGCCGGCCAGGTGGTCATGGAGGGGTTCATGACCTGGCGCATCGCGCCGTGGGTGCGCCGCGTGATCACGCGCGGGCTCGCCATCCTGCCCGCGGTGGTGATCATCGCGGTGCGCGGCGACAGCAGCGTCACGGACCTGCTGACCCTGAGCCAGGTGGTCCTCGCGCTCCAACTCCCCCTGGCGATGTTTCCCCTGCTACACTTCACCAGTTCCCGGAAGCGGATGGGCAAGTGGAAGCTGGGGGGCGTGCTGCTGGTCGGCGGCTGGGCCAGCGCCTTCCTGATCACCGCGATGGACCTCTACGGCCTGCCGTCGTCCGTCCACACGGCATGGCACGTGATCACGGGACGATAG
- the deoC gene encoding deoxyribose-phosphate aldolase — MAPTLASMIDHTLLKPDAVQSDFEKLCAEARKFSFASVCVNPGWVPLCRRLLDGAPVKVCTVIGFPLGATTTQTKAFESRRAILDGATELDMVINVGRLKSGDNEYVEKDIREVVEQAGPRVLTKVILETSLLSDEEKIRGCLLSKAAGADFVKTSTGFSTGGATAADIRLMRQAVGGKLGVKASGGIRDRKAAQEMVEAGASRIGASASVKIVTETVAAPAKPVTESSPPKPSMY; from the coding sequence ATGGCCCCCACGCTGGCGTCCATGATCGACCACACGCTGCTCAAGCCCGACGCGGTGCAGTCCGACTTCGAGAAACTCTGCGCCGAGGCCCGCAAGTTCAGCTTCGCGTCGGTGTGTGTCAATCCCGGCTGGGTGCCTCTGTGCCGGCGCCTGCTGGACGGCGCCCCGGTGAAGGTGTGCACCGTGATCGGCTTCCCGCTGGGCGCCACCACCACGCAGACCAAGGCGTTCGAGTCCCGCCGCGCCATCCTGGACGGGGCCACCGAGCTGGACATGGTCATCAACGTGGGCCGCCTCAAGAGCGGCGACAATGAGTACGTGGAGAAGGACATCCGCGAGGTGGTGGAACAGGCGGGCCCGCGGGTGCTCACCAAGGTGATCCTCGAGACCAGCCTGCTCAGCGACGAGGAGAAGATCCGCGGCTGCCTGCTGTCCAAGGCCGCGGGCGCGGACTTCGTGAAGACCTCCACCGGCTTCAGCACCGGGGGCGCCACCGCCGCCGACATTCGCCTGATGCGCCAGGCCGTGGGCGGCAAGCTGGGAGTGAAGGCCTCCGGCGGCATCCGCGACCGCAAGGCCGCCCAGGAGATGGTGGAGGCCGGCGCGTCGCGCATCGGCGCATCGGCCAGCGTGAAGATCGTCACCGAAACGGTGGCCGCCCCGGCCAAGCCGGTCACGGAAAGCTCCCCGCCGAAGCCGTCCATGTACTGA
- a CDS encoding metal-dependent transcriptional regulator, with amino-acid sequence MRSMEPEPMHSPTVENYLKALYLLAVPGRGVSTSRLASRLEIRAASVTHMLRRLADARLVAYERYRGATLTPEGERAATAVVRRHRILEQFLHRMCGLPLDQVHLEAEKLEHAASDAFVDALDRLLGHPVLDPHGDPIPDRTGRVRGDASHPLDELEAGTVAVVSRVEDSRLEALRHLVSLGLVPGARITLLRRLEFDGSVELQVGRTRVVLSRELARTLRVARNVTYRGRAAAGDAPGTPEAGAARQGSSRGPGPRKPAPPDPEGRP; translated from the coding sequence CCCCGGCCGGGGAGTGAGCACCTCCCGGCTGGCCTCGCGGTTGGAGATCCGCGCCGCGTCCGTGACCCACATGCTGCGGCGGCTGGCCGACGCGCGCCTGGTGGCCTACGAGCGCTACCGGGGCGCCACCCTGACGCCGGAGGGCGAGCGCGCCGCCACCGCGGTGGTGCGGCGCCACCGGATTCTCGAACAGTTCCTGCACCGGATGTGCGGGTTGCCGCTGGACCAGGTGCACCTCGAGGCCGAGAAACTCGAGCACGCCGCCTCCGACGCCTTCGTGGACGCCCTGGATCGCCTGCTCGGCCACCCGGTGCTGGACCCGCACGGCGATCCCATCCCCGACCGCACCGGTCGCGTGCGCGGCGACGCGTCGCACCCCCTGGACGAGCTCGAGGCCGGCACGGTCGCGGTGGTGAGCCGCGTCGAGGATTCCCGCCTGGAGGCGCTGCGGCACCTGGTGAGCCTGGGGCTTGTCCCCGGCGCGCGCATCACCCTCCTCCGCCGACTGGAGTTCGACGGCTCCGTGGAGTTGCAGGTGGGCCGCACGCGGGTGGTGCTGAGCCGCGAGCTGGCGCGCACCCTCCGCGTGGCCCGCAATGTCACCTACCGGGGCCGCGCCGCGGCCGGGGACGCGCCGGGGACGCCTGAAGCCGGAGCCGCACGCCAGGGATCTTCGCGCGGCCCCGGCCCGCGGAAGCCCGCGCCCCCCGATCCGGAAGGCAGGCCATGA